A genomic stretch from Gardnerella leopoldii includes:
- a CDS encoding ComF family protein, translated as MVGRRKVINHQNKKKYRSVTSHGGLACHASVPCGVCENKDVDFINWRFASWKNVAIALFNLFLPRACAGCDTPDYILCENCKKALQCWKRVPFTRTLCGYRYACGLYSTVVRRAILLWKDHFDIACDKIFGELIGDLVVEVISKFLRSHSCYISENPIFVIPVPSSKYSSRHRGRKHMLPVANCVAKRLCNSGIRAYVLDIVSMNARITAKSVQTSSFRGRSNRISKAFSIDFKELRKQKSENQREYKAIVLDDIVTTGSTMNSCVSTLQSSGITVLACFSLACVCNKDDRTADYEC; from the coding sequence ATGGTTGGGAGACGCAAGGTTATAAACCACCAAAACAAAAAGAAGTATAGAAGCGTGACATCTCATGGGGGATTAGCATGTCACGCATCTGTACCTTGTGGTGTATGTGAAAACAAGGATGTTGATTTTATAAATTGGCGTTTTGCTAGTTGGAAGAATGTAGCGATTGCTTTATTTAATTTATTTTTGCCTCGCGCATGTGCAGGCTGTGATACTCCAGATTATATATTGTGTGAAAACTGCAAGAAAGCGTTGCAATGCTGGAAACGTGTACCATTTACCAGAACACTATGTGGATATCGCTACGCTTGCGGCTTGTATTCTACGGTTGTTCGTCGCGCAATATTGTTATGGAAGGATCATTTCGATATTGCATGTGACAAAATATTTGGTGAACTTATTGGCGATTTAGTAGTAGAAGTTATATCTAAATTTTTGCGCTCGCATTCTTGTTATATAAGTGAAAATCCTATATTTGTTATACCAGTTCCGTCATCTAAGTATTCATCAAGACATCGTGGGCGTAAACATATGTTGCCTGTTGCAAATTGTGTTGCTAAACGATTGTGTAATAGTGGCATTAGGGCATACGTTTTAGATATTGTAAGTATGAATGCTAGAATTACTGCGAAATCAGTGCAAACTTCCAGTTTTCGTGGAAGGTCTAACAGAATTTCTAAAGCGTTTAGCATCGATTTCAAAGAATTGAGAAAGCAAAAGTCTGAAAATCAACGCGAGTACAAAGCTATTGTATTGGATGATATTGTAACTACTGGCTCAACTATGAATAGCTGCGTTTCAACTCTACAGAGTAGTGGAATTACTGTTTTGGCATGCTTTTCTTTAGCGTGTGTATGCAATAAGGATGATCGTACAGCAGATTACGAATGTTAG
- a CDS encoding sensor histidine kinase, with protein sequence MVLKNKIDTANSEQYKNTKQRNLLNKNSNPQLRNKSKTRFTNSSIKHNYPNRPVGFFSSLKIELSAIIVFATAIAFVMAWFLLKTGLNGWIAMPLTLIVALGITYIFSRGLTAPLRQMKNAAEAMADGDYSVRVAVENRRDEVGKLTLAFNEMAEELEHADQMRRELIANVSHELRTPVSALQAMLENLADGVVDPTPSNMEAILNQTHRLADLITFLLDLSRVEAGAESLNITSFNFTDFIDEIIEPLEIADSGHNHNIEVQINDEIELTGDQARLSQLFTNIISNALKHSDDGTRVLISAHINHNQNSVICNVVNFGEQIPQEDRADIFRRFVKGNQRIGTESGGTGLGLSIARWAAQLHHGTVKVVDDKRGPNFEITLPLNYSNTIVN encoded by the coding sequence ATGGTATTAAAAAATAAAATAGATACTGCTAATTCTGAACAATATAAAAATACTAAACAACGTAATTTATTAAATAAAAACTCAAATCCTCAACTTAGAAATAAGTCAAAAACTCGATTTACGAATTCTTCTATAAAGCATAATTATCCAAATAGACCTGTCGGATTTTTTTCATCTCTAAAAATTGAACTTTCGGCAATTATTGTTTTTGCAACAGCAATTGCTTTTGTAATGGCATGGTTTTTACTTAAAACTGGTCTAAATGGCTGGATTGCAATGCCATTAACGCTTATTGTTGCTCTAGGAATTACATACATTTTTTCTAGAGGACTTACAGCACCACTTCGTCAAATGAAAAATGCTGCAGAAGCCATGGCTGACGGCGACTACTCTGTACGAGTTGCTGTAGAAAATCGTCGTGACGAAGTAGGTAAATTAACTCTTGCATTTAATGAAATGGCAGAAGAACTTGAACATGCAGATCAGATGCGTAGAGAGCTTATAGCAAACGTAAGCCACGAATTACGCACTCCTGTTTCTGCTTTACAAGCAATGCTTGAAAATCTTGCAGATGGAGTTGTTGATCCTACTCCATCTAATATGGAAGCTATATTAAACCAAACTCATAGACTTGCTGATCTTATTACTTTCCTTCTTGATTTATCTAGAGTTGAAGCAGGTGCGGAAAGCCTTAATATAACTTCATTTAATTTCACAGACTTTATTGACGAAATTATTGAGCCACTAGAAATAGCTGATTCAGGTCATAATCATAATATTGAAGTTCAAATTAATGATGAGATTGAATTAACAGGAGATCAAGCTCGCCTTTCGCAACTTTTTACTAATATTATCTCCAACGCTCTAAAACATTCAGATGATGGAACTCGTGTCCTTATAAGTGCTCATATTAATCACAACCAAAACTCTGTAATATGTAATGTTGTGAATTTTGGAGAACAAATTCCTCAAGAAGATCGCGCCGATATTTTCAGAAGATTTGTTAAAGGAAATCAGCGAATTGGCACAGAATCAGGAGGAACAGGATTAGGATTGTCAATTGCTCGTTGGGCTGCACAATTGCACCATGGAACTGTAAAAGTAGTAGACGATAAGCGTGGTCCAAACTTTGAGATTACGCTTCCGCTAAACTATAGCAATACAATAGTAAACTAA
- a CDS encoding response regulator transcription factor, whose amino-acid sequence MLNAPSASVNARTILVVEDEPDLATAIAQRITAQGWRARVAADGASAVRAAEQLKPDLIIMDVMLPIMDGIEATRRIISKMPVPILMLTARDAEADKIVGLSAGADDYMTKPFSPRELIARCAALLRRVERASQIAKTMEHERTINFGSLIIRPRQRLVTLNDKEVHFTPTEFDLLATLARHPHTVFKREELLEEVWDWPDASGTRTVDSHIKSLRHKIGSEWIRTVHGIGYAFEPPISDYDKVLQSQVS is encoded by the coding sequence ATGCTAAACGCTCCATCAGCTAGCGTAAATGCTCGTACGATTCTCGTTGTTGAGGATGAGCCAGATCTTGCTACAGCAATTGCACAACGCATTACTGCACAAGGCTGGAGAGCAAGAGTCGCTGCAGATGGAGCGTCTGCTGTTAGAGCTGCTGAACAACTAAAACCCGATCTCATAATTATGGATGTTATGCTTCCTATTATGGATGGGATTGAAGCAACTCGACGAATTATCTCCAAAATGCCTGTTCCTATCCTCATGTTAACAGCACGCGATGCAGAAGCCGATAAAATTGTTGGCTTAAGCGCAGGCGCAGATGATTACATGACTAAACCATTTTCGCCACGTGAGTTAATTGCTCGTTGCGCAGCATTGCTGAGACGCGTAGAACGCGCATCGCAAATAGCAAAGACAATGGAACATGAACGAACAATTAATTTTGGGTCACTTATTATTAGACCTCGTCAAAGACTTGTAACTTTAAACGACAAAGAGGTACATTTTACACCAACTGAGTTTGACTTGCTCGCTACTCTAGCTCGTCATCCTCATACCGTATTTAAGCGTGAAGAGTTACTTGAAGAGGTGTGGGATTGGCCAGATGCCTCTGGAACTCGCACAGTGGACTCGCACATTAAGTCTTTAAGGCATAAAATTGGATCGGAATGGATTCGTACTGTACACGGAATAGGATACGCATTCGAGCCACCTATTAGTGATTACGACAAAGTTCTGCAATCACAAGTTTCATAA